A genome region from Pirellulales bacterium includes the following:
- a CDS encoding DUF1501 domain-containing protein: MNWLRNCEGWSRRDCLKLGVGCLAGGGFVDLLRLVGQANETTSGKPSRRPTSCILIWMDGGPSHFETFDPKPDAPAEIRGELGAISTKIPGVHFSEHLPRLAGIADKLAVVRSVCHNQGNHGAGNHYMMTGTPPRIPVGCGAFVSFHPSLGSVTAYERGNQGGLPAYFSMPSMSRSGGPNFLGARFAPFVVADDPNKKDFRVRDVATPAGLADNRFQSRRDLRSVVDRLARIPDEAAGDPVRALDEYYEQGYSLVTSPEAQRAFDISAESDKMRDRYGRNPFGQRALLARRLVAAGVPFVTLYDGGWDHHSDIFGAIRKRLPPFENAIATLIEDLEECGLLETTLIVALGEFGRTPKISTLPDQKKAGRDHWANAMSILFAGCGTPGGQVIGATDRTGHSAVERILSPENFVSTVYTKLGIDPGKIYYAPNGRPAHLVSDPTPIKELMG; the protein is encoded by the coding sequence ATGAATTGGCTGCGCAACTGCGAAGGCTGGAGTCGCCGTGATTGCTTGAAGCTGGGAGTCGGCTGTTTGGCCGGCGGTGGCTTTGTCGATCTGCTGCGGCTCGTGGGCCAGGCGAACGAAACGACGTCGGGCAAGCCCTCGCGCCGCCCGACGAGCTGTATTCTCATCTGGATGGACGGCGGTCCTTCACACTTCGAAACGTTCGATCCCAAGCCCGACGCGCCGGCCGAAATTCGCGGCGAGCTGGGGGCGATCTCGACCAAGATCCCCGGTGTCCATTTTTCCGAGCACTTGCCACGGCTGGCAGGGATTGCCGACAAGTTGGCCGTCGTGCGTTCCGTCTGCCATAACCAGGGGAACCACGGCGCCGGCAATCATTACATGATGACAGGCACCCCGCCGCGCATTCCGGTCGGTTGCGGCGCCTTCGTCAGTTTCCATCCGAGCCTGGGTTCGGTTACCGCGTACGAACGCGGTAACCAAGGTGGGCTGCCGGCCTATTTTTCGATGCCCAGCATGTCGCGCTCGGGCGGGCCGAATTTTCTCGGGGCTCGATTCGCCCCCTTTGTCGTGGCGGACGACCCGAACAAAAAAGACTTCCGCGTCCGCGACGTCGCCACGCCGGCCGGTCTGGCCGACAATCGCTTTCAATCGCGGCGCGATCTGCGCTCCGTCGTCGATCGACTTGCCCGTATCCCCGACGAAGCCGCCGGCGACCCGGTCCGAGCACTCGACGAGTACTACGAACAAGGCTACAGCCTGGTAACCAGCCCGGAAGCGCAGCGGGCATTCGACATCAGTGCCGAATCCGACAAGATGCGCGATCGCTATGGCCGCAACCCGTTCGGCCAACGCGCACTGTTGGCGCGGCGCCTGGTGGCGGCCGGCGTGCCGTTCGTCACGCTCTACGACGGCGGCTGGGATCACCACTCCGATATTTTTGGCGCCATACGTAAGCGACTTCCTCCGTTCGAGAACGCCATCGCTACGCTGATCGAAGATCTCGAAGAGTGCGGACTGTTAGAGACGACGCTCATCGTCGCGCTGGGCGAGTTTGGCCGGACGCCCAAGATCTCGACACTGCCAGACCAAAAGAAGGCCGGCCGCGATCATTGGGCGAACGCCATGTCGATCCTCTTTGCAGGTTGTGGTACGCCAGGGGGCCAAGTCATTGGCGCCACGGATCGCACGGGGCATTCCGCCGTCGAGCGGATCCTTTCGCCCGAGAATTTCGTGTCGACCGTCTACACCAAGCTCGGTATCGATCCTGGCAAGATCTACTACGCCCCCAATGGTCGGCCAGCCCACCTTGTCAGCGATCCCACGCCGATCAAGGAGTTGATGGGGTGA
- a CDS encoding DUF1549 and DUF1553 domain-containing protein: MPRNDFIRARTRVPIRVCCAIGLLAFVPSAVVAVEQPNDTTGPDRPVLFELDVQPILSKASCNSGACHGKARGQNGFALSLLGFDADTDYDAIVKNARGRRIFPAAPTNSLLLRKASGTEPHGGGLRLERGGADYETIRAWITAGMPRVQERDPKLVKIALAPPEHVLPAGAKEQLVVTAYYSDGSLRDVTRLTNFASNEAAIVAIDAHGLIAAGSLPGEASIMARYMGNIATWNTAIPLPTPVDAAIYAQLPRHNFIDALVWDKLQQLNILPSEPADESTFLRRVHLDVIGRLPSVEESRRYLADPSSDKRARLVDALLARPEYADYWVSKWADLLRPNPYRVGIKATLSLDSWLREAFRQNWPYDRFVRELVTAQGSTWRNGAVTVFRDRRSPDEITPMISQLFLGTRLECAKCHHHPFEVWSQDDFYSLSAFFSRVGYKGAGISPPISGGEEIVFTAPTGGVVHPLTGKPLPPRPLFGSAREVGPDDDPREVFADWMLNDGKVLFSRVAVNRIWAALLGRGLVGPVDDLRATNPPSNPALLDALAEEFRRLNYDQKELLRLIVSSYVYGLSSLPVEQNVTDTHNFSRHYRQRLEAESLLDAIGDVTQVRESFSGLPPEARAVQLWTHRIDSLFLDAFGRPDANQDPPCERTGETTVVQTLHLMNAPSVNRQLTSDDGRVAHLAASTLSAEQIVEELYLATYSRGPTSEELAATVPLIVGEGAVRRQAIEDLLWALLNTPEFVFKN, encoded by the coding sequence ATGCCGCGAAACGACTTCATTCGGGCCAGGACTCGAGTTCCGATCCGCGTTTGCTGCGCGATCGGCCTGCTCGCGTTCGTCCCGTCGGCAGTGGTCGCCGTAGAGCAACCTAACGACACGACCGGGCCCGATCGACCCGTGTTGTTCGAGCTCGATGTGCAACCGATCCTCAGCAAGGCGAGCTGCAACTCTGGCGCCTGCCATGGCAAGGCCCGCGGCCAGAACGGTTTTGCGCTGTCGCTCTTGGGCTTCGACGCTGACACAGACTACGACGCCATCGTCAAGAATGCTCGCGGACGGCGCATTTTCCCCGCCGCGCCCACGAATAGCTTGTTGCTGCGCAAGGCCTCGGGCACGGAACCGCATGGCGGTGGACTGCGTCTAGAACGCGGCGGTGCCGACTATGAGACGATCCGCGCCTGGATTACCGCGGGAATGCCACGCGTCCAGGAGCGCGATCCGAAACTCGTGAAGATCGCACTCGCGCCGCCAGAGCACGTGCTGCCAGCCGGCGCCAAAGAGCAGCTGGTTGTAACCGCGTATTACTCCGACGGTTCGCTGCGCGACGTCACTCGGCTCACGAATTTCGCCTCGAACGAGGCGGCCATCGTGGCCATCGACGCCCACGGACTGATCGCCGCTGGATCACTGCCGGGCGAGGCCAGCATCATGGCCCGTTACATGGGGAACATCGCGACGTGGAATACGGCGATTCCACTGCCAACGCCGGTCGACGCCGCGATCTATGCGCAGTTGCCACGGCACAACTTCATCGATGCGCTTGTCTGGGACAAGCTGCAGCAATTGAATATTCTGCCCAGCGAACCGGCCGATGAAAGCACGTTTCTCCGCCGCGTCCACCTGGACGTTATCGGTCGCCTGCCCAGCGTCGAAGAGAGCCGGCGCTATCTGGCCGACCCAAGTTCTGACAAGCGGGCGCGCCTGGTCGATGCGCTGTTGGCACGGCCGGAGTACGCAGACTATTGGGTCAGCAAGTGGGCCGACTTGTTGCGGCCGAATCCCTATCGCGTGGGAATCAAGGCGACGCTCAGTCTCGACAGCTGGTTGCGCGAAGCGTTTCGACAGAACTGGCCGTACGATCGCTTTGTCCGCGAGTTAGTCACAGCACAAGGAAGCACCTGGCGGAACGGAGCCGTCACGGTCTTTCGAGACCGGCGCTCGCCCGACGAGATCACTCCCATGATCAGCCAATTGTTCTTGGGGACCCGTTTGGAGTGCGCCAAGTGCCACCACCATCCATTCGAGGTTTGGAGCCAGGACGATTTCTACAGCCTGTCGGCCTTCTTCAGCCGCGTAGGCTACAAGGGCGCTGGAATCTCACCGCCGATTTCCGGCGGCGAAGAGATCGTGTTCACTGCCCCAACCGGCGGCGTAGTCCATCCGCTGACAGGCAAGCCATTGCCGCCGCGGCCCCTGTTTGGCAGCGCCCGCGAGGTGGGCCCTGACGACGACCCGCGCGAAGTGTTCGCCGATTGGATGCTCAACGACGGCAAAGTCTTGTTCTCGCGCGTGGCGGTCAATCGCATCTGGGCAGCACTCTTGGGGCGCGGACTCGTCGGTCCGGTCGACGATCTGCGGGCTACGAATCCTCCCAGCAACCCGGCATTGCTCGACGCCCTGGCCGAAGAGTTCCGCCGTTTGAATTACGATCAGAAGGAACTGCTCCGCCTGATCGTCAGCTCGTACGTATACGGGCTATCGTCATTGCCGGTCGAGCAGAACGTTACGGACACGCACAATTTCTCGCGACACTATCGGCAGCGGCTCGAGGCAGAATCGCTGTTGGACGCGATTGGCGACGTAACCCAGGTCCGCGAGTCGTTCAGCGGCTTGCCGCCCGAGGCCCGCGCCGTGCAACTGTGGACGCATCGCATCGACTCATTGTTTCTCGATGCCTTTGGCCGGCCCGACGCCAATCAAGATCCCCCCTGCGAGCGGACCGGCGAGACAACCGTCGTGCAGACACTGCACTTGATGAACGCGCCCAGCGTGAACCGCCAGCTAACCAGCGACGACGGACGCGTGGCCCATCTGGCGGCCAGCACACTCTCGGCGGAACAAATTGTCGAGGAGCTGTATCTGGCGACCTACTCGCGCGGTCCGACCAGTGAAGAACTAGCGGCCACAGTCCCACTCATCGTGGGCGAAGGCGCCGTGCGACGCCAGGCGATCGAAGATCTGCTGTGGGCACTGCTGAATACACCGGAATTTGTCTTTAAGAATTAG
- a CDS encoding DUF1501 domain-containing protein produces the protein MVGINKAMRNFGLNQLTRRRWLQATSGSVAGAWLGGWFGSLASAMADSERSKRSCILLWMNGGPSQTDTFDMKLGHEHGGPFRSIATRAAGIQVCEHLPGIAQWTDRLAIIRSMSTKEGDHGRARDNLRTGYVPQASIQFPVLGSLISKESLGQAGDLPNYVSINSRGLFNPGMPPAGFLGPDYAPLLVGQDTDGNENGQRLAVENLALPKSVSTEQARARLELLHRMERKFLDARPGPAADGHRTAYAKAARMMSHEAAKAFQLDDEPKESRDAYGSSQFGQGCLLSRRLVERGVPFVEVSLGGWDTHDDNFRQVQNLCGALDMGWSALMQDLQQRGLLDSTLVVWMGEFGRTPAINPRLGRDHFPKAWSVVLGGGPISGGQIVGRTSADGTNVEERPVSTPDLLATICVALGIDPEKQNMSNVDRPIRLVDPLASPLLDIIS, from the coding sequence GTGGTTGGAATTAACAAGGCCATGCGGAACTTCGGCTTAAACCAATTGACGCGGCGCCGCTGGTTGCAGGCGACCTCCGGCAGCGTAGCAGGTGCTTGGCTGGGAGGATGGTTTGGATCCCTCGCCTCGGCCATGGCAGATTCAGAGCGATCAAAGCGGTCGTGCATTCTGCTCTGGATGAACGGCGGTCCCAGCCAGACCGACACGTTTGACATGAAGCTCGGGCATGAGCACGGCGGACCGTTTCGGTCTATCGCCACGCGCGCTGCTGGCATCCAAGTCTGCGAGCATCTGCCCGGGATCGCCCAGTGGACCGATCGATTGGCGATCATCCGTTCGATGTCCACCAAGGAAGGGGACCACGGTCGGGCGCGCGACAACTTGCGCACCGGGTATGTACCGCAAGCTTCGATCCAGTTTCCCGTGCTTGGGTCGCTGATTTCCAAGGAATCCTTGGGACAGGCGGGCGACCTGCCGAACTACGTCAGCATTAACTCGCGCGGGTTGTTCAATCCCGGCATGCCACCGGCAGGATTCCTCGGGCCGGATTATGCGCCGCTGCTGGTTGGTCAAGACACCGACGGCAACGAAAACGGCCAGCGGCTAGCGGTCGAAAACTTGGCGCTTCCGAAGTCCGTATCGACGGAACAGGCACGCGCGCGATTGGAACTATTGCATCGGATGGAACGCAAGTTCCTCGACGCCCGCCCAGGTCCGGCGGCCGATGGCCACCGCACGGCCTATGCCAAGGCCGCCCGCATGATGAGTCACGAGGCCGCCAAGGCCTTTCAGCTCGATGACGAGCCGAAGGAAAGTCGAGACGCGTACGGCAGTTCCCAATTTGGCCAGGGTTGCCTGTTATCGCGGCGCCTTGTCGAACGGGGCGTTCCTTTTGTCGAAGTCTCGCTTGGCGGTTGGGACACCCACGACGATAATTTCCGTCAGGTGCAAAACCTGTGCGGTGCGCTCGACATGGGTTGGTCGGCGCTGATGCAGGATCTTCAGCAGCGCGGACTATTAGATTCCACGTTGGTGGTCTGGATGGGCGAGTTTGGGCGAACGCCGGCGATCAATCCCCGACTCGGACGTGATCACTTTCCCAAAGCATGGAGCGTCGTTCTCGGCGGCGGACCAATCAGCGGAGGACAAATCGTGGGGCGCACCAGTGCCGACGGTACAAATGTCGAGGAGCGGCCGGTGTCGACACCTGATCTGCTGGCGACGATCTGCGTGGCCTTGGGCATCGATCCAGAAAAGCAAAACATGTCCAATGTCGACCGCCCCATCCGCCTGGTCGACCCGCTTGCCAGTCCGCTCTTGGACATTATCTCCTAG
- a CDS encoding DUF1549 domain-containing protein, with amino-acid sequence MSATIALACLLLVGEQSTKADPADLAQRIDERLQVRFDSEQVLPAERAADDEFLRRLSLDLIGRIPTPKEVQSFLADSSIAKRELLIDQLLGSKKHACHFARVWRALLMPESEVEPQLRYFEPGLEAWLQERRQDNVGFDGIVRELLTVPIVGPNEQPQVVLRDLRRPNPLAFIAAKNADPAKIASASTRLFLGLRLECAQCHNHPFDNWSQEQFWNQAAFFAGIERRGRGPFAPLVEVTTRRTIALMDSDQIVSPAFLDQSQPRPTDNGPARAELARWITAPENPYFARAITNRVWSQLFGTGIVEPVDDIRDSNAPSHPELLRELSESFAAADFDVALIYRALCRTAAYQRTSRQSDPSQSRAELFAKMPVRPLSGEQFFDSLALAVAYESTADRSPGEPERDPVRQAVLGLFAGASGGGNPQTSVAQALALMNGDVTDGAIRPKSGARLQQIINEFPESSERQIEVLYLSTLSRLPTQEETQTLIDFNGLGDKTSRQQNMGDIFWMLLNSAEFCWNH; translated from the coding sequence ATGAGCGCGACGATTGCCCTGGCATGTCTGCTACTGGTCGGCGAACAGTCGACGAAGGCAGACCCTGCAGACCTGGCGCAGCGCATCGACGAGCGGCTGCAAGTCCGATTCGACAGTGAACAGGTGCTCCCCGCCGAACGTGCTGCCGATGACGAATTCCTGCGGCGCCTGAGCCTGGACCTAATCGGCCGCATTCCGACGCCTAAGGAAGTGCAAAGTTTCCTGGCGGATTCAAGCATCGCAAAGCGCGAACTGCTGATCGACCAGCTGCTAGGGAGCAAAAAACACGCCTGCCACTTTGCACGCGTCTGGCGCGCGCTACTCATGCCCGAGTCCGAGGTCGAGCCACAACTACGTTATTTCGAGCCGGGCCTCGAGGCGTGGCTACAAGAGCGACGGCAAGACAACGTGGGCTTCGACGGCATCGTCCGCGAGCTATTGACCGTGCCGATCGTGGGGCCTAATGAGCAGCCGCAAGTTGTGCTGCGAGATCTACGTCGTCCGAATCCCCTGGCATTCATTGCGGCGAAGAACGCCGATCCGGCTAAGATTGCCTCGGCTTCGACGCGTTTGTTTCTCGGACTGCGTCTCGAATGCGCCCAGTGCCACAACCATCCGTTCGATAACTGGAGTCAGGAACAATTCTGGAATCAAGCGGCGTTCTTTGCCGGTATCGAGCGGCGTGGGCGGGGCCCGTTCGCGCCTTTGGTCGAGGTAACGACGCGCCGCACGATTGCCCTGATGGATTCCGACCAGATCGTCTCGCCCGCCTTCCTCGACCAATCGCAGCCGCGGCCGACGGATAATGGTCCTGCTCGCGCCGAACTGGCCCGCTGGATCACCGCACCAGAGAATCCCTACTTTGCCCGTGCGATCACGAATCGCGTCTGGTCGCAGTTGTTCGGCACGGGCATTGTCGAGCCCGTGGACGACATTCGCGATTCGAACGCCCCGAGCCATCCGGAATTGTTGCGCGAGCTGAGCGAATCGTTCGCAGCCGCCGATTTCGACGTGGCACTGATTTATCGTGCGTTGTGCCGCACCGCAGCTTACCAGCGCACCAGTCGGCAATCGGATCCCAGTCAGAGCCGTGCCGAGCTTTTCGCCAAGATGCCGGTTCGGCCGCTATCTGGGGAGCAATTCTTCGACAGCCTGGCTTTGGCCGTCGCCTACGAATCGACTGCAGATCGAAGTCCAGGTGAGCCTGAACGTGATCCGGTGCGCCAAGCCGTGCTTGGTCTCTTCGCCGGTGCCAGTGGCGGTGGGAATCCACAAACCTCTGTAGCCCAGGCATTGGCGCTCATGAACGGCGACGTGACCGATGGCGCAATAAGGCCGAAGAGCGGCGCGCGACTGCAGCAAATTATCAACGAGTTCCCCGAGTCGTCCGAGCGACAGATCGAGGTGTTGTATCTTTCAACGCTGAGCCGGCTTCCGACCCAGGAAGAGACACAAACGCTGATCGACTTTAATGGTTTAGGCGACAAGACCAGCCGCCAGCAAAACATGGGCGACATCTTTTGGATGCTGCTGAATTCCGCCGAATTCTGCTGGAACCATTAG
- a CDS encoding PQQ-binding-like beta-propeller repeat protein produces MLLKLATRSAGLFLFAAIVLAHRLAAAADWPQWLGPHRDGATTEVVTPWSEVPQVVWRCEVGNGYSSPVVADGIVYVHSKTAAKKREAEDVLAFDATTGKAIWSDTYDRETYRSALGTGPRASPAVVDGKLYTFGITGVLTCYEAKSGKRLWQTNPYETYKSPLPRFGVCSSPVIAAGRVVVLVGGGGTAVTAYDSLTGEVAWKGLDEPAGSASPTVWMSGQGADARPTLVVQTTLRILGMKPEDGKVLWEHPLVFQPAGVSPTPFLIGNSLICTTPDTGTLSLEIPASAEVPPRLAWQKPQATSYFSTGTVGADSSVLIVTNQQAPVPRADLCCFDVANGDELWRKDGLGYYHFGVIATGDGKLLLLNDGGYLLLAEVTREGFRELAKSKVCRGTLCNPAFTDGKLYVRDDKELICLQLGRSTAASAPRE; encoded by the coding sequence ATGTTGCTCAAACTGGCCACCCGCTCCGCCGGTCTATTCTTATTCGCGGCGATCGTGCTAGCGCATCGATTGGCTGCGGCCGCGGATTGGCCGCAATGGCTTGGTCCGCATCGCGACGGCGCTACGACCGAGGTTGTCACCCCCTGGTCCGAAGTACCGCAGGTCGTTTGGCGCTGCGAGGTGGGAAATGGCTATAGCTCGCCTGTTGTCGCCGATGGCATCGTCTACGTGCACTCGAAGACTGCCGCGAAAAAAAGAGAGGCCGAGGATGTCCTGGCGTTCGACGCCACCACTGGCAAGGCGATATGGAGCGACACCTACGACCGCGAGACGTATCGCAGCGCGCTGGGAACCGGCCCGCGGGCGTCGCCTGCTGTGGTCGACGGCAAATTGTATACGTTCGGCATCACCGGCGTACTGACCTGCTACGAGGCGAAATCTGGAAAGCGCTTGTGGCAAACCAATCCCTACGAGACGTACAAGAGCCCACTGCCGAGGTTCGGCGTTTGTAGTTCGCCAGTGATTGCCGCCGGCCGTGTCGTAGTCTTGGTCGGTGGTGGTGGGACCGCGGTCACGGCCTACGACAGCTTGACGGGCGAAGTCGCATGGAAGGGGCTAGATGAACCAGCTGGCTCGGCGTCCCCCACGGTTTGGATGAGCGGGCAAGGGGCCGACGCCCGCCCGACGCTGGTCGTGCAAACGACGCTACGTATCCTGGGCATGAAGCCTGAAGATGGCAAAGTTCTGTGGGAGCACCCGCTCGTTTTTCAACCGGCGGGAGTGTCTCCGACGCCATTTCTTATCGGCAACTCGCTGATCTGTACAACGCCCGACACCGGGACGCTCTCGTTGGAGATTCCTGCCAGTGCCGAGGTGCCTCCGCGACTGGCTTGGCAAAAACCGCAGGCCACCAGCTACTTTTCCACCGGCACCGTCGGAGCGGATAGTTCAGTTCTCATCGTGACAAATCAGCAGGCCCCCGTCCCGCGTGCCGACCTGTGCTGCTTTGACGTGGCCAATGGCGACGAGCTGTGGCGCAAAGATGGCCTGGGATACTATCATTTTGGGGTCATTGCCACCGGCGATGGTAAGCTGCTGCTGCTCAACGACGGCGGATACTTGCTGTTGGCCGAAGTCACACGCGAGGGCTTTAGGGAACTGGCCAAATCGAAGGTATGCCGAGGCACACTCTGCAATCCGGCCTTTACTGACGGTAAACTATACGTTCGCGACGACAAGGAACTGATCTGTCTGCAGTTGGGACGCTCGACGGCTGCCAGCGCCCCCCGCGAGTAG
- a CDS encoding DUF1501 domain-containing protein, with the protein MLRLLGRETRLCDGITRRELMRIGGLSLFGSMTLPRLLQAKERSPASRQGPAKSVIMFNLLGGPSHMDMFDMKPDAPAEIRGEFRPISTSLPGLSVCEHLPNTSRWMHRASLIRTVTHNYNAHNPLAMLTGFAGGDPAQVAAKNTDPPDIGAICQYLGMHDSSVPGAVCMPCYPGWGEGIRRPGPYGGYLGRQYDPFFSLCAPTFDRKPRVANYDPVRPIGAPMMPSLDALPEMNIDRLDRRRSLLEQLNDHFRSINATNSIETMSKHSQQAFSLLSSNKTRDAFDISKEPDHVRDRYGRNLSGSCLLTARRLVEAGVTFVSVHAEIFGANGHSYDMHENNFGMLRDENLPILDMAYPALVQDLDERGLLDSTLVVVMGEMGRSPRINAKAGRDHWPQCGFSLLTGGGVRSGMVFGATDKHAAYPSRDPVSPGDVVATIYHLLGIDPQLTIPDLGGRPVAIAHGGEPIAGVIA; encoded by the coding sequence ATGCTGAGACTTCTGGGCAGAGAGACGCGCCTCTGCGATGGAATCACACGTCGTGAACTGATGCGTATTGGCGGGCTGTCGTTGTTTGGCAGCATGACCCTGCCGCGCCTATTGCAAGCGAAGGAACGCAGTCCCGCATCGCGCCAGGGGCCGGCGAAGAGCGTGATCATGTTCAATCTGCTGGGGGGGCCCAGTCACATGGACATGTTCGACATGAAGCCGGATGCGCCGGCAGAGATTCGCGGCGAGTTCAGGCCAATCTCTACGTCGCTGCCAGGGTTGTCGGTTTGCGAACACTTGCCCAATACGTCCCGCTGGATGCACCGCGCCAGCTTGATCCGCACAGTGACGCACAACTATAACGCGCACAATCCATTGGCCATGTTGACCGGCTTTGCGGGGGGCGACCCCGCTCAAGTCGCGGCCAAGAACACAGACCCACCAGATATTGGAGCGATTTGCCAATACCTGGGGATGCATGACTCGAGCGTGCCCGGCGCGGTTTGCATGCCGTGCTATCCCGGCTGGGGCGAGGGGATTCGCCGGCCGGGACCGTACGGCGGATATTTGGGTCGGCAGTACGATCCTTTTTTCTCGTTGTGCGCACCGACGTTCGACCGCAAACCGCGAGTGGCGAACTATGATCCGGTGCGTCCGATTGGCGCACCAATGATGCCGTCGCTGGACGCTTTGCCCGAGATGAACATCGATCGGCTCGATCGCCGGCGGTCGCTTCTCGAGCAGCTCAACGATCATTTTCGTTCGATCAATGCGACAAACTCGATCGAAACGATGAGCAAGCATAGCCAACAAGCGTTCTCGTTGCTGTCGTCGAACAAGACGCGTGACGCATTCGACATTTCGAAAGAGCCCGATCACGTCCGCGATCGCTACGGCCGCAACCTCAGCGGGTCTTGCCTGCTCACGGCCCGGCGGTTGGTGGAAGCGGGTGTAACGTTCGTCAGCGTCCATGCCGAAATCTTTGGCGCCAACGGGCATTCCTACGACATGCACGAAAATAATTTCGGCATGCTGCGGGACGAAAACCTGCCGATTCTCGACATGGCCTATCCGGCGCTGGTGCAGGATCTCGACGAAAGAGGATTGCTCGACTCGACGCTCGTTGTCGTAATGGGAGAAATGGGCCGCAGCCCCAGGATCAACGCGAAGGCGGGCCGCGATCATTGGCCGCAGTGCGGTTTCAGCCTTCTGACCGGCGGCGGCGTCCGTTCCGGTATGGTGTTCGGCGCGACAGATAAGCATGCCGCATACCCTTCTCGCGATCCTGTGTCGCCTGGCGACGTTGTGGCCACGATCTATCACCTGCTGGGAATCGACCCCCAGTTGACGATACCCGATCTCGGCGGTCGACCGGTTGCCATCGCGCACGGCGGCGAGCCGATCGCCGGAGTCATCGCCTGA
- a CDS encoding catalase family peroxidase, translating to MTSHHEPRPAPHNKLAEDLLNGLDSVFGMHPGFRAVHAKGLMCRGVFNPAPEGASLTRAPHIARMSTPVVVRLSDFAGVPTVPDNDPAAASPRGMAIRFYLAEHVHTDIVAHSFDGFPTRNGEDFLKFVRALAASGPTAPKPTLLDEFLLAHPAAMRFAVAPKPIPTSFAREAFFGVSALKFTNRSGSSRFGRYRIRPEAGTDYLSAEEASRKSSDFLIEEFSARLQQGPVKFHVSVQLAEPGDDVNDPSTTWPDGRSQINLGTIALSERVDDQDAEFRKIIFDPIPRVDGLEPSDDPLWQLRADLYLLSGRRRRAVSS from the coding sequence ATGACATCTCATCACGAGCCTCGCCCGGCCCCGCACAATAAATTGGCCGAAGACCTGTTGAATGGCCTCGACAGCGTTTTCGGCATGCATCCTGGTTTTCGGGCGGTGCATGCCAAGGGGCTGATGTGTCGCGGTGTTTTTAACCCGGCACCCGAGGGAGCAAGCCTGACACGCGCCCCGCATATCGCGCGAATGTCGACTCCTGTTGTCGTGCGGTTGTCCGATTTTGCCGGCGTGCCAACGGTACCCGATAACGATCCGGCCGCTGCCAGTCCGCGTGGCATGGCGATACGTTTCTATCTGGCCGAACACGTGCATACTGACATCGTGGCGCACTCGTTCGATGGCTTTCCTACGCGCAACGGCGAAGACTTCCTGAAATTTGTGCGGGCCTTGGCCGCCAGCGGGCCGACGGCGCCCAAGCCAACATTACTCGACGAGTTCCTGCTCGCGCATCCCGCAGCGATGCGATTTGCCGTCGCCCCCAAGCCGATTCCGACCAGTTTTGCGCGCGAGGCGTTCTTCGGCGTCTCGGCGCTGAAGTTTACCAATCGCTCAGGATCATCGCGCTTTGGCCGCTACCGCATTCGGCCCGAGGCGGGCACGGATTATCTTTCTGCCGAAGAGGCATCCCGAAAATCTTCCGACTTCCTGATCGAGGAGTTTTCCGCACGACTGCAACAAGGACCCGTCAAGTTCCACGTTTCGGTACAACTGGCCGAGCCGGGTGACGATGTGAACGATCCGTCTACGACCTGGCCCGACGGCCGATCGCAAATCAATTTGGGTACGATCGCATTGTCCGAACGCGTCGACGACCAGGACGCAGAGTTTCGCAAAATCATTTTTGATCCGATCCCGCGCGTCGACGGTTTGGAGCCCAGCGACGATCCCTTGTGGCAACTGCGGGCGGACCTTTACCTGCTGAGCGGTCGCCGCCGCCGGGCAGTCAGCAGTTAG